A genome region from Danio aesculapii chromosome 2, fDanAes4.1, whole genome shotgun sequence includes the following:
- the jund gene encoding transcription factor jun-D: protein MGTRLLRINKDIRGILRTIMMKKDMSLNLDDQNSSSLKPDLRDAEGILNSPDLGLLKLASPELERLIIQSNGMVTTTPTSQFIYPKSVSDEQEFAEGFVKALEDLHKQNQLNGGPCVPPTLNRLASSSTSLALNADLPVYTNLSTYGSTTVNYSTDTIPFPPPPPAHPMSAQPQPLKDEPQTVPDMQSFGDSPPLSPIDMDTQERIKAERKKLRNRIAASKCRKRKLERISRLEDKVKSLKSQNTELASTASVLREQVAQLKQRVMNHVNNGCQLLPNQVQAY from the coding sequence ATGGGAACGCGTCTGCTTCGCATAAACAAGGATATACGCGGAATACTGAGAACAATTATGATGAAGAAAGATATGAGTTTGAACCTGGACGACCAGAACAGCTCCAGCCTGAAGCCAGATCTGAGGGATGCTGAGGGAATACTCAACTCCCCGGATCTGGGGCTCCTCAAGCTGGCTTCCCCAGAGCTGGAACGGCTGATTATTCAGTCCAACGGGATGGTCACCACCACACCGACCTCCCAGTTCATCTACCCGAAATCGGTAAGCGACGAACAGGAGTTCGCTGAGGGTTTCGTCAAAGCGCTGGAGGATCTCCACAAGCAGAACCAGCTGAACGGCGGACCGTGCGTTCCCCCGACGCTCAACAGACTCGCCAGCAGCAGCACCAGCCTCGCCTTAAACGCGGATCTCCCTGTATACACGAACTTGAGCACGTACGGGAGCACCACGGTGAACTATTCCACGGACACCATCCCGTTTCCGCCGCCGCCGCCCGCGCACCCGATGTCCGCGCAGCCGCAGCCGCTGAAAGACGAGCCGCAGACGGTACCAGACATGCAGAGCTTCGGCGACAGCCCGCCGCTCTCCCCTATCGACATGGACACGCAGGAGCGCATCAAAGCCGAGAGGAAGAAGCTCCGGAACCGCATCGCCGCCTCCAAATGCCGCAAGCGGAAACTGGAGCGGATTTCCCGCCTGGAGGACAAAGTGAAGTCCCTCAAGAGCCAGAACACGGAGCTCGCGTCCACCGCCAGCGTGCTGAGGGAGCAGGTGGCGCAGCTGAAGCAGAGAGTCATGAACCACGTCAATAACGGCTGCCAGCTGCTGCCCAACCAAGTGCAGGCGTACTAA